The genomic interval gcatttagaacagACAACGTCTGACCACGCTGATGgcttcgggccaatcagaaagttttttttttatagatgaCGCgtttaacatccacatttcttcaccaaagttgtttcaAACAGCTTACCGTCTatttgccaaattgccgacaTCCTTAGCACACCCTTTGTGATTTGCAGACGGCTCCTTAAGCAGCCTAGGCGGATATGCAGCGAATATCAAACCTAAAACTAACTTTATCTCActcctctgtgaagcctaatgtgcaaacgcaggTTCCatttgacgccgcctaacgcaatgttgtttggtcacaaccaacttcgcgaccgttagCGTTTGcaacagatgtgaaaacaacataatccaacataaacacaaaaaccgtggatattaagtcattgtttacaaatacgacactgAGCTCACCGGCCGCGCgtcaggtaacttccgctttttTTCGAGTTTACTGGTATTTTGATATGTGTGAATGAtttcttactggtaaaaagacggaacgtcactgcatgtgtgaacagcacgtttttgtatttactggtaaatgcATTCtagtaaattcatggtaataaCAAGCAACTCATCAGCCTCACGTCTGCCATCCGCAATGTTTGTTTTCACTCTGCACGTGAACAGTGAATTGGGCGCGCATAAACTACCTCATCAACTAGATTTATCGATGTTATCGCGAGGCGACAGATTTTCACAGCGAGGATCAATTTTGACGGTATACCGCAGACGATAagatatcgcccatccctagtttaggtactcggcccgactcccttttccaaagtgtttttcaaaaatcatgcaccccgcctttaatgtaGAATAAAGGCAACTCCTGTAGGCCAATGTTTGACTGATGGACTGAAATAAACACAGAGTAACAGCCTGAGGTGTTTACATCATTATACACATTTGTGTCCTTGAAACCCATATACTAAAATACACAACATGCACAAACACAGTCGCACAAGCAtgggcatacacacacacacatgcacactctCTCTATCAAAGCTATGAAACATACTCTCCTAATcatacaaaacacaaacacacaacactgcAAATGTAGAGAGATCACACAACGAAGACTgccttaacacacacacatgcctTTCTATGTCCTCTTTACAGGGGATGAATCTGTTGACACCATCTGCTGACTAAATTACATCATCAACTTCTCATCTGAATCTATTTGGTTTGATCAAACCAAACATATTTCTCTCAAAGTAAACTAATCCATCAACATCAACAATGTAAAACCAAGCAAAACAGCTCAAGTGTGTCAGTACTCAACTAAGGGATGGTTTCCCAACCAGGGTTTTTCATCCACGACAAGGCCATCGATATatatattaagacatttaagtagttcttacataaaaaatattactgATGTGCATATCAATATCAatagcactgatatatttaaccctttaactacCTTTCGACCAAATGGAGTGCCTAAGCTGATTGAGCTATCTCTACCATTTGCTTGagatatgttatgcaaaaaaatccacTAGATATCAGAGTGTCAATCAACGGCACTTGTCACAGCATTTCTTCTTAGATAGATGTCAGAGACAAAGAAATCACTCCTGCCATGTGAACTGTTCTTGGTGAAATTTTGCAAggaaagcatattttttttacatttgccatgaaaaaacttttgtatgtttttaataatttatcaaaaacatGCTCTACCATAAAGTGATTTGTCACTTTATGGTAAAAGTAGAAAAGCTAAGCTAATGTTTTCAGATCACCCATTTCAGTAGTCAGAATGTACTATTTGCAgagaaatatacatttttgatcATTCACAGCAATGAATATGAAACCCATGCAGTTAAAGGGTAAGGATATGTTAGTGCATGCTTATAGTtaagctcaaacatgcattttagtcagGGGCTAGACTTAAGCCATGTTCAGGAAACCGGTCCTAAGTGTTAGCTATTGGATTTGTATGACTTTCACTGCTACATAAAACCACACATAATCACATAATCATATTTCAAATAATCATATGTCAAATGAGAGTCAAACACAACACCAAATACATCATCTTTTGATACTTAAAGTTCAATTTACCTCTCCAGACTCTCTCCTCCTGCGATCTGGTATCACTAGAGTATTCCTATTACTGGGAGGTGCTAAAGTAGAACCGACACTCATTCTGGGTCCAACTAGCATGTACCGTTTGTCTCCAGATCTGTACTGAATGCTGTGACACAGAGTCCCGTCATAATTCGCATCTTGTAAATACTTGGACGAATAGTCTGTAGATTTAGAGCACTGCATTGCAATCAAAACGATGATACTGATGATAAAAAGCACTGACACAGAACCCAACGTGATGATCAAATAAAACGTCATGTTGTTTTCCTCTTCGTCTTTCACTGCGTTTGTAACATCAGAAGCTGCAAAAGCCTCTTTGGGCTCCACAACTTTCACAATCGCAGTCGCTGTTGCTGAGAGAGAAACGTTCCCATTGTCTTTCACCAGTATGACCAGTTTATGCTGGGCCTCGTCAGTTTCTGTGAATGAGCGAAGGGTTCTTATCTGTCCTGTATAGCGGTCCAAACCAAACAGACTGTGATCACTAACTTCCTGCAGTGAAAATAATAACCAGCCGTTGTATCCTATATCTGCATCATAGGCTCTGACTTTAGTCACCAAATGACCTGCGTTCACATTGCGGGGAATCTCCTCCACACCCTCAGCAGAACCGTTAGCGCTCACTGGATATAAGATCACTGGAACATTGTCGTTCTGATCCAGAATAAACACGTTCACTGTCACATTACTGCTTAGAGATGGAGATCCAGAGTCTGTAGCGAGCACGTGGAACTGGAATGTCTTTATAGTTTCAAAGTCAAAACTCTTCAGTGCATAAATCTCTCCATTTTCTGagttaatattaataaaagaTGTGTATTTGTTTTCATTTCCAGAGTCTCTCCAAATGTTATAGTTAATGAAGGCATTTCCATCTAAATCTCGATCAGCAGCAGACACAGAAAATAAAGATTTGCCTGGGACATTATTTTCTATCACATAAAATGCATAAGGGTTAGAGCTAAACACTGGACTGTTGTCATTCACATCTGACACCTGCACAGTTATAGTTTTAACAGAAGATAGAGGTGGCTGTCCAGCATCTTTGGCTATTAATGTGATTTCATAACGTGGTACAGATTCTCTGTCAAGAGTTGAGGCTGTAACCAGTGAGTAAATGTTGTCTTGGGATGATGGTGTTAGCCTGAAAGGCAAGTCTTCAGTTATGAAGCACAACACTTTACCGTTTACACCAGAGTCTAAATCACTAACACTGATCAAAGCCACTGTGGTTCCTACTTTAGAGTCTTCAGGCACTGCACTGGAAAATGATGTCACTTCAATCTCAGGTGCATTGTCATTTACATCAAGGATCTTTATTGTTATACTCTTATCTGATGTGAGATGAGCAGTTCCTTTGTCTGATGCCTGTATGTCTATTTCATAACTATTCATCTCCTCATAATCTATAGGACCTATCACCGTCATTTCTCCAGTAATGGAATTTAAatcaaaaagttttaaaatccTACTGTCTATATCATTTCCAAAGGTATAAAATATTTCACCGTTTGTACCATCATCCATGTCAGTCGCGTTAACCTGTACAACAATTGTGCCCACAGGCACATTTTCTCTTATCGTGACAGAGTAAACATCTTGTGTGAATACCGGCATATTGTCATTCACATCTAAAACGTCCACTATTATCTCCATAGTCCCGGTCTTCGGTGGTCGTCCTCCGTCGAGCGCGGTGAGCACCAGTTTGTGTCTGCTGTTGCTTTCTCTATCAAGTGGCTTTTGAAGCACGAGAAACGGCATTTTTCGATCCTCTCCGCGATCTTTGATCTCAATCCGGAAGTGATCATTAAGACTGAGTTTGTATTGCTGAACAGAGTTCGTGCCGCCATCAGGATCGCGCGATGCCTGTAACTGATAGCGAGCTCCAGGTAAGGCAGATTCATATATTTCCAATCGCTTTTCCTTTTCCGAGAATGTTGGGGCATGATCGTTCACGTCCACAATTTCAACGGTCGCGTAATGAATCTCCAATGGGTTTTCCAGGgcaatttttaaatgaataatacAAGCACTGGTTCTCTCGCACACCACCTCTCTGTCTATTTTGCCATTTACATATAACATCCCATCGTTTTGATTTACCGTGAACAGCGAATCGCCAGAGGTTGTAACGATCCTAAATCCTCTTTCCTTTAGCGATCTAAGGTCTAGACTTAAATCCTTCGCGAGGTTGCCGACCACAGCTCCGTCGTTTTGCTCCTCAGAAAAAGAATATCGTATTTGCGCGCAGATCCCTCTCCAAAAGAATATTCCCATTGTCATACACACAAGGCCAAGACGCCAATGAGAACGCGCTCTTTGTTCCATTTTgaagagaaaaaaatgcacCGGCGTTAGtagtttacaaaatattttccaCTCGCATTAGATTTGGAGCCATATCAGTGAAAACAGCATACAATTCTTCCGTATACAATCAGAGTCAGGTAGCTCTTGGCGGATGAGATGTAATGTCTACGAcgaacaaaacataaaatgcgCAAACTGCTACAAGACGATGCCGCGTCAGGCTCAAATTTTGGTGCGCACTGACACCATGCGAGTTTAGAGATTACTGCAAACGGGTTGATAAAAACGTAATAGTATTATAAAAGTTGTAAGACAGAACCAAAGCCTAGTGAGCACTTTGGGGAAACttgattaaatataaatgtttctaaAGATTTTAAAACCTTTTACTTCAGAAGCTTAGGCATAATTTGTTATCAAAACTTAGTTCAAGCATTGAAAAACGTGTTATTTTTACAAactaaaaattgttaaaaacgCACAGTACACAACATATGAGATGGACTAGATATTGTATAAGGAAAGGCAGCATAAAGTCTCTAGCATACAGACTCCTAAGTCCCTGCAGGTGAACAACTTATGACATTAAAGGAAGGAATGGCCAGAGTTTGCAGAGCTCTAATTTGAGGTAggcatattttaaatgtacagttatttggcagatgcttttatccaaagcgacttacagtgcattacaaggtatacattccTTATTTATCAGTATGCCTGTTcccgggattcgaacccatgaccttttggcctgctttaccactgagctatacaggagcattTTATAGGCTTTGATGGCATTATTAAATGTGGAAAACAGTACTAATGAAAATG from Misgurnus anguillicaudatus chromosome 16, ASM2758022v2, whole genome shotgun sequence carries:
- the LOC141350073 gene encoding protocadherin alpha-3-like; this translates as MEQRARSHWRLGLVCMTMGIFFWRGICAQIRYSFSEEQNDGAVVGNLAKDLSLDLRSLKERGFRIVTTSGDSLFTVNQNDGMLYVNGKIDREVVCERTSACIIHLKIALENPLEIHYATVEIVDVNDHAPTFSEKEKRLEIYESALPGARYQLQASRDPDGGTNSVQQYKLSLNDHFRIEIKDRGEDRKMPFLVLQKPLDRESNSRHKLVLTALDGGRPPKTGTMEIIVDVLDVNDNMPVFTQDVYSVTIRENVPVGTIVVQVNATDMDDGTNGEIFYTFGNDIDSRILKLFDLNSITGEMTVIGPIDYEEMNSYEIDIQASDKGTAHLTSDKSITIKILDVNDNAPEIEVTSFSSAVPEDSKVGTTVALISVSDLDSGVNGKVLCFITEDLPFRLTPSSQDNIYSLVTASTLDRESVPRYEITLIAKDAGQPPLSSVKTITVQVSDVNDNSPVFSSNPYAFYVIENNVPGKSLFSVSAADRDLDGNAFINYNIWRDSGNENKYTSFININSENGEIYALKSFDFETIKTFQFHVLATDSGSPSLSSNVTVNVFILDQNDNVPVILYPVSANGSAEGVEEIPRNVNAGHLVTKVRAYDADIGYNGWLLFSLQEVSDHSLFGLDRYTGQIRTLRSFTETDEAQHKLVILVKDNGNVSLSATATAIVKVVEPKEAFAASDVTNAVKDEEENNMTFYLIITLGSVSVLFIISIIVLIAMQCSKSTDYSSKYLQDANYDGTLCHSIQYRSGDKRYMLVGPRMSVGSTLAPPSNRNTLVIPDRRRRESGEVN